A DNA window from Paraburkholderia sp. IMGN_8 contains the following coding sequences:
- a CDS encoding sugar ABC transporter permease, with protein MSHSVTRHTVPGSAGSGIPASGGALRGGSPSLARRRRPSPTARRHRRAAFLFLAPACVMVAIYVVWPILSTIRLSFFNWDGMTEPAFVGLSNYVELFHSQTFYTALKNNLIWLLLFLLAPPMGLAVALYLNQAVAGIRIVKSLFFAPFVLSGVVVGLIFSWFYDPTFGLLALILGHGVPVLGDARYATFGIVFAALWPQTAYCMILYLTGLTSLNAEQIEAARMEGARGWSLLWHVILPQLRPTTFMAIVVTVIGALRSFDLISVMTGGGPFESSTVLAYYMYDQAIKYYRIGYSAAVAVVLFGIMLVYIVYHLRRMLRAEQ; from the coding sequence TTGTCGCATTCCGTTACCCGTCACACGGTCCCTGGTTCTGCCGGTTCAGGCATACCGGCATCGGGCGGTGCATTGCGCGGCGGGTCGCCCTCCCTGGCGCGCCGGCGCCGTCCATCACCGACTGCGCGCCGGCATCGGCGTGCTGCCTTCCTGTTTCTCGCGCCGGCCTGCGTGATGGTGGCCATCTATGTGGTGTGGCCGATCCTGTCGACCATCCGCCTGAGCTTTTTCAACTGGGACGGGATGACCGAGCCGGCTTTTGTCGGTCTCTCGAACTACGTCGAGTTGTTCCATTCGCAGACGTTCTATACAGCGCTGAAAAACAACCTCATCTGGCTGCTGTTGTTCCTGCTCGCTCCGCCGATGGGACTCGCCGTGGCGCTGTATCTGAACCAGGCCGTGGCCGGCATTCGCATCGTCAAATCGCTGTTTTTCGCACCGTTCGTGCTCTCGGGCGTGGTGGTCGGGCTGATCTTCTCCTGGTTCTACGACCCGACCTTCGGCTTGCTCGCGCTGATTCTCGGCCACGGCGTGCCGGTACTGGGCGACGCGCGCTATGCGACCTTCGGGATCGTATTCGCGGCACTGTGGCCGCAAACAGCCTATTGCATGATTCTTTACCTGACCGGCCTGACGTCGCTGAACGCCGAGCAGATCGAGGCCGCACGGATGGAGGGCGCGCGTGGTTGGTCGCTTCTGTGGCATGTGATTCTGCCGCAATTACGGCCGACTACGTTCATGGCGATCGTCGTCACCGTGATCGGCGCATTGCGCAGCTTCGATCTGATCTCGGTGATGACCGGTGGCGGACCGTTCGAGAGTTCGACCGTGCTCGCGTATTACATGTACGACCAGGCGATCAAGTATTACCGCATCGGCTATTCCGCGGCAGTGGCGGTGGTGTTGTTCGGCATCATGCTGGTGTACATCGTTTATCACTTGCGGCGGATGCTGCGCGCCGAGCAATAA
- a CDS encoding extracellular solute-binding protein, translated as MTLKPRRILLALALAAAAAGTSVVSTAQAGTLAVNIAFKGASQRAVWQSTIDEFKKAHPDIDVKVSFVDEEAYKVQLPGWLSTVAPDIVNWHDGERMAYYAQRGLFEDLSGDWAKNGLNDTYASTKEASSYKGKQYAAPTVYYSWGMFYRKDLFQKAGIAGEPKTWDQFLDACKKLKAAGITPIAVAGRDAWTLAGWFDYLDLRLNGNAFHQKLMAGEVPYTDPRVKKVYTTWKQLIDAGYFIDNSLSYDLDAVQPFLFQGKAAMMLMGTFITGGFPPNVKTEMGYFQFPIIDAKVPTAEDGPVESLHIPSKAKNKADAHTFLAFVETPEIGAKLAAGLGSLSANSKSPEPEDPISKIGFQILANTKGGIAQFYDRDMTKEMADEGMKGMQQFVSDPSKLDDVLAQLEQTRKRIYKK; from the coding sequence ATGACACTGAAACCACGCAGAATTCTGCTTGCACTCGCGCTGGCCGCGGCCGCCGCAGGGACATCCGTCGTCAGTACCGCGCAGGCCGGCACGCTCGCAGTCAACATCGCGTTCAAGGGCGCCAGCCAGCGCGCGGTCTGGCAGTCGACTATCGACGAGTTCAAGAAAGCGCATCCCGATATCGACGTGAAGGTGTCGTTCGTCGACGAGGAGGCCTACAAGGTTCAACTGCCTGGATGGCTGTCGACGGTCGCTCCCGATATCGTCAACTGGCATGACGGCGAGCGCATGGCGTATTACGCGCAACGCGGCCTGTTCGAGGATCTGAGCGGCGATTGGGCGAAGAACGGCTTGAACGATACGTACGCGTCGACCAAGGAGGCGTCGTCTTACAAAGGCAAGCAGTACGCCGCACCGACCGTGTATTACTCGTGGGGCATGTTCTATCGCAAGGATCTGTTCCAGAAGGCGGGTATTGCCGGCGAGCCGAAAACGTGGGACCAGTTTCTGGACGCCTGCAAGAAGTTGAAGGCGGCCGGCATTACGCCGATCGCCGTCGCGGGGCGCGATGCGTGGACGCTGGCGGGCTGGTTCGATTATCTGGATCTGCGCCTGAACGGCAACGCATTCCATCAGAAGTTGATGGCGGGCGAGGTGCCGTACACCGATCCGCGAGTCAAGAAGGTGTACACGACCTGGAAGCAGCTGATCGACGCCGGCTATTTCATCGACAATTCGCTCTCCTACGATCTGGACGCGGTGCAGCCGTTCCTGTTCCAGGGCAAGGCCGCGATGATGCTGATGGGCACATTCATTACCGGCGGCTTCCCGCCGAATGTGAAAACGGAAATGGGCTACTTCCAGTTCCCGATCATCGACGCGAAGGTGCCGACCGCCGAAGACGGTCCGGTGGAATCGCTGCATATTCCGTCGAAGGCGAAGAACAAGGCGGATGCCCATACCTTCCTCGCGTTCGTCGAGACGCCTGAGATCGGCGCGAAGCTGGCGGCAGGTCTCGGTTCGCTGTCGGCGAACAGCAAGTCGCCGGAACCCGAAGATCCGATTTCGAAAATCGGCTTCCAGATTCTCGCGAACACGAAGGGCGGTATTGCACAGTTCTACGATCGCGACATGACCAAGGAAATGGCCGATGAAGGGATGAAGGGGATGCAGCAATTCGTCTCCGATCCCTCGAAGCTCGACGACGTGCTCGCGCAACTCGAGCAGACGCGCAAGCGAATCTACAAGAAGTAA
- a CDS encoding beta-galactosidase translates to MRLGVCYYPEHWPESMWEDDARRMKALGIEQVRIAEFAWSRIEPSPGEYDWGWLDRAIDVLGAAGLQVVMCTPTATPPKWLIDRHPDILPIGADGRPRAFGSRRHYDFSSPSYFAASQRICTAVAERYGKHPAVAYWQTDNEFGCHHTVVSYSPAAVGRFREWLKARYQTVDALNRAWGTVFWSMEYRSFDEIDAPIATVTEAHPSHRLDYRRFASDELARYNRMQVEIIRAHSPGRPVAHNFMQLFTEFDHYKVAADLDVATWDSYPLGALEEQWFAPDVKARWLRTGHPDFASFNHDVYRGMSKLPFWVMEQQPGPVNWAQWNPAPLPGMVRLWSWEAFAHGAGCVSYFRWRQAPFAQEQMHAGLNTPDNRLDLGGNEAAQVADEIRSVLAADAGANAAIRAKVALVYDYEAKWLFEIHPQGADFHYPRFAFEYYSALRALGLDVDVIPVDAPLDGYRVIVVPPLPVVPADFAARLASSGAQVVLGPRTGSKTEDLQIPANLPPGALASVLPLRVWRVESMRPNVTEAVRLADSSDATVDDGFARHWRDFVGSDGAASLDVRARFADGHPAYVRSGAFHYFASPFDDALTVRLFAQIAREAGVETTPLGDSVRISRRGALTYVFNYGAQVHSIAGVADDAFVIGSRNVGPQGVAVYRST, encoded by the coding sequence ATGCGCCTAGGAGTCTGTTATTACCCGGAACACTGGCCGGAATCGATGTGGGAAGACGACGCGCGCCGGATGAAAGCGCTCGGCATCGAGCAGGTGCGGATTGCCGAATTTGCGTGGAGCCGGATCGAGCCGTCGCCTGGCGAATACGACTGGGGCTGGCTTGATCGCGCGATCGACGTTCTCGGCGCGGCCGGGCTGCAGGTGGTCATGTGCACGCCGACCGCGACGCCGCCCAAGTGGCTGATCGACCGTCATCCGGACATCCTGCCGATCGGGGCGGACGGACGTCCTCGTGCGTTCGGCTCACGCCGTCATTACGACTTCTCCTCACCATCGTATTTCGCTGCATCGCAGCGGATCTGCACGGCGGTTGCGGAGCGATATGGCAAGCATCCGGCGGTCGCGTACTGGCAGACCGATAACGAATTCGGTTGCCATCACACGGTAGTCAGCTATTCGCCAGCAGCAGTAGGGCGCTTTCGCGAATGGCTGAAGGCACGGTATCAAACGGTGGATGCTTTGAACCGCGCGTGGGGTACGGTGTTCTGGAGCATGGAGTACCGCAGCTTCGACGAGATCGATGCACCGATCGCGACCGTCACCGAAGCCCATCCGTCGCACCGGCTCGATTACCGGCGCTTTGCGTCCGACGAGCTCGCGCGCTACAACCGGATGCAGGTCGAGATCATCCGCGCGCATTCGCCGGGACGGCCGGTCGCGCACAACTTCATGCAGCTCTTTACCGAGTTCGATCACTACAAGGTCGCCGCCGATCTCGATGTCGCGACCTGGGACAGCTATCCGCTCGGCGCGCTCGAAGAGCAATGGTTTGCGCCGGACGTCAAGGCGCGCTGGCTGCGCACCGGGCATCCCGACTTCGCTTCGTTCAATCACGACGTCTACCGCGGCATGTCGAAGCTGCCGTTCTGGGTGATGGAGCAGCAACCGGGTCCGGTGAATTGGGCGCAGTGGAATCCGGCGCCGCTGCCGGGCATGGTACGGCTGTGGAGTTGGGAAGCTTTTGCGCATGGCGCGGGCTGCGTATCGTATTTCCGCTGGCGCCAGGCGCCGTTTGCGCAGGAGCAAATGCACGCCGGGTTGAACACGCCGGATAACCGGCTCGACCTCGGGGGCAACGAGGCCGCACAGGTCGCCGACGAGATTCGCTCCGTGCTCGCAGCGGACGCCGGCGCCAATGCTGCGATTCGCGCGAAGGTCGCGCTCGTCTACGACTACGAAGCGAAGTGGCTCTTCGAGATTCATCCGCAGGGCGCGGACTTTCACTATCCGCGTTTCGCGTTCGAGTATTACTCGGCGCTGCGCGCACTCGGGCTGGATGTGGACGTGATTCCGGTCGATGCGCCGCTCGATGGCTACCGTGTAATCGTCGTGCCGCCGCTGCCGGTCGTGCCGGCCGATTTTGCCGCGCGGCTGGCAAGCTCGGGCGCACAGGTGGTGCTCGGCCCACGCACCGGCTCGAAGACGGAAGATCTGCAGATTCCGGCGAACCTGCCGCCAGGCGCGCTTGCCTCGGTGCTGCCGCTGCGCGTGTGGCGCGTCGAATCGATGCGGCCGAACGTGACTGAAGCGGTGCGGCTTGCAGACAGCAGCGACGCTACCGTGGACGACGGCTTCGCGCGCCACTGGCGCGATTTCGTCGGCAGCGATGGAGCGGCTTCACTCGACGTGCGCGCCCGATTTGCGGATGGCCATCCAGCGTATGTGCGAAGCGGCGCGTTCCATTACTTCGCGAGTCCGTTCGACGATGCGCTCACGGTTCGTCTGTTCGCGCAGATCGCACGCGAGGCAGGTGTCGAGACGACGCCGCTCGGCGACAGCGTGCGGATCAGCCGGCGCGGCGCGCTGACCTACGTATTCAATTACGGCGCGCAGGTTCACTCGATTGCCGGTGTGGCCGACGACGCTTTCGTGATCGGTTCACGCAATGTCGGCCCGCAGGGCGTGGCGGTGTACCGATCGACCTGA
- the ugpC gene encoding sn-glycerol-3-phosphate ABC transporter ATP-binding protein UgpC, with translation MASISLRGVQKAYGDGALVIRDVDLEIGENEFCVFLGPSGCGKSTLLRMIAGLEDVTDGDLSIGGLLVNDVPAAQRGVAMVFQSYALFPHMTVFENMAFGLKLAKTSKDEIDRKVREAARILQLEALLERRPKALSGGQRQRVAIGRAIVREPGVFLFDEPLSNLDATLRGQTRIEIARLHKQFAKASVVYVTHDQVEAMTLADKIVLLHAGKDTERYGSIAQVGAPLELYHRPRSRFVAGFIGSPRMNFLPGRVASVDPHGVTVTLEQTAENVRVPVSGDGLQPSQLVTLGVRPEHLEFIDSAVSRNTAPAMPDDAVLTRTVSLVEHLGEHSYVHLDQPGGATLIAKAPGDTRLMPGDRAGLRVPNHACHLFTEDGFAAASLEFVEHYA, from the coding sequence ATGGCGAGCATTTCGTTGAGAGGCGTGCAGAAGGCATATGGCGACGGCGCGCTGGTGATTCGCGATGTCGATCTGGAGATCGGCGAGAACGAGTTCTGCGTGTTTCTCGGTCCGTCCGGTTGCGGCAAGTCGACCTTGCTGCGGATGATCGCCGGTCTTGAAGACGTGACCGACGGCGACCTGTCGATCGGCGGCCTGCTCGTCAACGACGTACCGGCGGCGCAGCGCGGCGTGGCGATGGTGTTCCAGAGCTACGCGCTGTTTCCGCATATGACCGTGTTCGAGAACATGGCATTCGGCCTGAAGCTCGCTAAAACCTCAAAGGACGAAATCGACCGCAAGGTGCGGGAAGCCGCGCGCATTCTGCAACTGGAGGCGCTGCTGGAGCGCCGGCCGAAGGCATTGTCCGGCGGTCAGCGGCAGCGGGTCGCGATCGGCAGGGCCATCGTGCGCGAACCGGGCGTGTTTCTCTTCGACGAACCGCTCTCGAATCTCGACGCGACGCTGCGCGGCCAGACCCGCATCGAGATCGCGCGTCTGCACAAGCAGTTCGCCAAAGCCAGCGTCGTCTACGTGACGCACGACCAGGTCGAGGCGATGACGCTCGCCGACAAGATCGTGCTGCTGCACGCGGGCAAGGACACCGAACGCTACGGCAGCATTGCGCAGGTCGGCGCGCCGCTCGAGTTGTACCACCGGCCGAGGAGCCGTTTCGTGGCGGGTTTCATCGGCTCGCCGCGGATGAATTTTCTGCCGGGACGCGTAGCGTCGGTCGATCCGCATGGCGTGACCGTCACGCTCGAACAGACGGCCGAAAATGTGCGTGTGCCGGTGAGCGGCGACGGACTGCAGCCGTCGCAACTCGTCACACTCGGCGTGCGTCCCGAACACCTCGAATTCATCGACTCCGCAGTTTCCAGGAACACGGCCCCGGCCATGCCGGACGACGCCGTTCTGACCCGTACCGTTTCCCTCGTCGAACATCTTGGCGAGCACAGCTATGTCCACCTCGATCAGCCTGGCGGCGCCACGTTGATCGCCAAAGCGCCGGGCGACACGCGCCTGATGCCGGGTGACCGCGCGGGCTTGCGGGTCCCCAACCACGCTTGCCATTTGTTTACCGAAGACGGCTTTGCCGCCGCTTCGCTCGAATTCGTCGAACACTACGCATAG
- a CDS encoding LacI family DNA-binding transcriptional regulator yields the protein MPTLSEVARHAGVTPATVSNVLRNRGRVGATTRQRVLDAVDALGYRPHLAARALAEGRAPTLALMVSSIANPFYPEFALAVERAARSSGHFVIICNTNEDPLSGRAYLDQIAGTLSEGVLVTNANLDFADLHATESRGTPVVLCMWERPNEPPGLPCVAVDFRLAGELAGAHLLEFGHRRIGVILGSKASGIHAARYEGFVDALRTAGAPKAPVKHAADTIQGGYTAARALLETDPKLTAIFATNDLPALGAMHAAADLGLNVPGDLSVIGITDIQLARDSRPALTTIAVPTVEVAELAVSLLRDLIEAAPRGESMRTIGPSVRIASSPKLIVRASTAAPRRARPT from the coding sequence ATGCCCACACTCAGCGAAGTCGCGCGTCATGCCGGCGTCACCCCGGCCACCGTGTCCAACGTGCTGCGCAATCGCGGCCGGGTCGGTGCGACCACCCGGCAGCGGGTACTCGACGCTGTCGACGCACTCGGCTATCGCCCGCATCTGGCCGCCCGTGCCCTCGCCGAAGGTCGCGCGCCGACGCTCGCGCTGATGGTGTCGAGCATCGCCAATCCGTTCTATCCGGAGTTCGCGCTCGCCGTCGAACGCGCGGCGCGCAGCAGCGGCCACTTCGTGATCATCTGCAATACGAACGAAGATCCGCTCTCCGGCCGGGCGTATCTGGATCAGATCGCCGGGACGCTTTCCGAGGGCGTACTCGTGACGAATGCGAACCTAGACTTTGCGGATCTTCACGCCACCGAGTCACGCGGCACGCCCGTGGTGCTGTGCATGTGGGAACGTCCGAACGAGCCGCCCGGGCTGCCCTGCGTCGCGGTCGATTTTCGTCTGGCCGGCGAGCTGGCCGGCGCGCACCTGCTCGAGTTCGGCCATCGCCGGATCGGCGTGATCTTGGGCAGCAAGGCCTCGGGCATTCACGCGGCCCGCTACGAAGGCTTTGTCGATGCACTGCGTACAGCCGGTGCGCCGAAAGCCCCGGTCAAACATGCAGCCGATACGATACAAGGCGGCTACACCGCAGCGCGCGCGTTGCTGGAAACCGATCCGAAGCTCACCGCGATCTTCGCGACCAACGACCTGCCGGCGCTCGGTGCGATGCACGCCGCCGCCGATCTCGGCCTTAACGTGCCCGGCGATCTATCCGTAATCGGCATCACCGACATTCAGCTGGCGCGCGATTCGCGGCCCGCGTTGACCACGATCGCCGTGCCGACGGTCGAAGTCGCTGAACTCGCGGTATCGCTGTTGCGCGACTTGATAGAAGCGGCGCCGCGTGGCGAGAGCATGCGCACCATTGGCCCGTCGGTGCGAATAGCGTCCAGTCCAAAACTCATTGTGCGTGCGTCGACAGCGGCCCCGAGGCGTGCTCGCCCAACTTAG
- a CDS encoding TonB-dependent siderophore receptor: MFRSLAAVGFIGVGCPVATYGQAGDTSTTEAVQADAESSARQLAPVRVTGSKDHSGYAPATVETGPYRGLDALDVPATVNVVTRDVMDEQGDTGLYDALRNVAGVTRQQLNGLAYDQLAIRGIALDNRSSYYLNGVLPIDNNIWMPMEDKERVEVLKGASALYYGFAVPAGIVNMVMKRAGSEPVTSVSLLGDTNGSIGAHVDIARRFGPDNQFGIRVNAMDEHVETPIDGDRGYRKFASVALDWKASRKLSFKYDLEHIEQRVVEQAGIVPLAAKNGVISLPGLPDATRLLSPNDKPTNASATSQILRADYLFSDTWSASFTVGQSITRRDRWLWIFQKYNVDTGAGTLQGSKQNGQMYENKNVRFEVNGFFKTGSIGHDVTFGAVDNWLFQPDFTTYYYTAQQNLYNPVSITSLTAAGSKAFYAQHVNNRGVYVFDRIELTPKWQFVAGLRRSEYRSTQAGTATYDVSKTTPSASLVFKVTPQTSVYASYIEGLESSGAAPATASNAYQVLPAAVSRQEEIGIRHRFGNNTLASVALFNLRQPSAGTNTDNVYALNGNSRYRGLEFSLQGDLSDNVSVVATGMLLDARIVDSSDTSLVGKTPENTPHVTGSLFTTYRVPQLAGLSFNGGIYYVGPRPVNDANQATIGGYALLSAGARYSTRLFGKRATFQANLENAANRHYWSAAGSSQLAVGLERTLALTSTIEF; the protein is encoded by the coding sequence GTGTTTCGATCGTTGGCAGCAGTCGGGTTCATCGGAGTTGGGTGTCCTGTCGCGACGTACGGGCAGGCTGGCGACACCAGCACAACGGAGGCGGTTCAAGCAGACGCCGAGTCGAGCGCGCGACAACTCGCACCCGTTCGCGTCACCGGAAGCAAGGATCACAGCGGCTATGCGCCCGCCACGGTCGAGACCGGCCCGTATCGCGGCCTCGATGCGCTCGATGTGCCGGCCACCGTGAACGTCGTGACGCGCGATGTGATGGATGAACAGGGCGATACAGGACTCTACGACGCGCTGCGCAACGTGGCGGGTGTGACCCGGCAACAACTCAACGGCCTGGCGTACGATCAACTGGCAATCCGGGGCATCGCTCTCGACAATCGTTCGAGCTATTACCTGAACGGGGTCCTGCCGATCGACAACAACATCTGGATGCCGATGGAGGACAAGGAGCGCGTCGAAGTGCTCAAGGGCGCCTCCGCCCTGTACTACGGCTTCGCGGTGCCAGCCGGAATCGTCAACATGGTCATGAAGCGCGCGGGCAGCGAGCCGGTGACCAGTGTCTCGCTGCTGGGCGATACCAACGGCTCGATCGGCGCGCATGTCGATATCGCGCGCCGTTTTGGACCTGACAATCAGTTTGGCATCCGCGTCAACGCGATGGACGAGCACGTGGAAACACCGATCGACGGCGACCGTGGCTATCGCAAGTTCGCGAGCGTTGCGCTCGACTGGAAAGCGAGCCGCAAACTGTCGTTCAAATATGACCTGGAGCATATCGAGCAACGTGTGGTCGAGCAGGCGGGCATTGTGCCGCTCGCCGCGAAAAACGGTGTCATCAGCCTGCCCGGACTGCCCGATGCCACCCGCCTGCTCTCGCCGAACGACAAGCCGACCAACGCCAGCGCGACGAGCCAGATTCTGCGTGCCGACTATCTGTTCTCCGATACCTGGAGCGCGAGCTTTACCGTCGGCCAGTCGATTACGCGCCGCGACCGCTGGCTGTGGATCTTCCAGAAGTACAACGTCGACACCGGTGCGGGCACGCTGCAGGGCAGCAAGCAAAACGGCCAGATGTACGAGAACAAGAACGTGCGCTTCGAAGTGAACGGGTTCTTCAAGACGGGTTCGATCGGCCATGACGTGACTTTCGGCGCGGTCGACAACTGGCTGTTCCAGCCGGACTTCACGACCTACTACTACACGGCGCAGCAGAATCTCTACAACCCGGTCAGCATCACCTCATTGACTGCCGCAGGCTCGAAGGCGTTCTACGCGCAGCACGTCAACAATCGCGGCGTCTACGTGTTCGATCGAATCGAACTGACGCCGAAATGGCAGTTCGTCGCAGGCTTGCGACGTTCGGAATATCGAAGCACGCAAGCGGGTACGGCGACCTATGACGTGAGCAAAACCACACCGTCGGCCAGTCTCGTCTTCAAGGTGACGCCGCAGACCAGTGTGTACGCGAGTTATATCGAAGGGCTCGAGTCGAGTGGTGCTGCTCCCGCCACGGCATCGAACGCCTATCAGGTGCTGCCGGCCGCTGTCAGCCGCCAGGAGGAAATCGGCATCCGGCATCGCTTCGGCAATAACACCCTGGCGTCGGTGGCGTTGTTCAACCTGCGTCAGCCGTCGGCCGGGACTAACACTGACAACGTGTACGCGCTCAATGGCAATTCACGCTATCGAGGGCTCGAGTTTTCGCTTCAGGGCGATCTGAGCGACAACGTGTCCGTGGTCGCGACCGGCATGCTGCTCGATGCGCGCATTGTCGATTCGTCGGATACGTCGCTGGTCGGTAAAACGCCGGAAAACACGCCCCATGTGACAGGCAGTCTGTTCACTACCTACCGTGTGCCGCAGCTTGCCGGATTGTCGTTCAACGGCGGGATTTACTACGTCGGGCCGCGTCCGGTGAACGACGCCAATCAGGCGACCATTGGTGGCTACGCACTGTTGTCGGCTGGCGCGCGCTATTCGACGCGTCTCTTCGGTAAGCGAGCCACGTTCCAGGCCAACCTCGAGAACGCAGCCAACAGGCACTACTGGAGTGCGGCCGGTTCGAGCCAGCTTGCCGTCGGGCTGGAGCGCACGCTCGCATTGACTTCAACGATCGAGTTCTGA
- a CDS encoding DUF1109 domain-containing protein, translating to MRTTSSLIDALVADVKPVRRLGPPSVRAVCWLLFAMSMLVLVAVGHGVRADLMLKLHQPAFVTSVAAALITGALAALAAFIASVPGRSSRWLLLPVPALAVWLSTISYGCLTNWVSIGPEGMSPGETARCFATLALTGIPLSLMMLIMLRHVARLAPTPIAMMASLAVAAMTAVALSLFHPIDATVMILLWNFGAAVLFLTISGLGGRRLFGWVALKG from the coding sequence ATGAGGACAACTTCCAGTCTGATCGACGCCCTTGTCGCGGACGTGAAGCCCGTGCGCCGCCTTGGGCCACCATCGGTCCGGGCCGTTTGCTGGCTGCTGTTTGCGATGTCGATGCTTGTCCTTGTTGCGGTCGGACATGGCGTTCGGGCGGATCTGATGCTCAAGCTGCATCAGCCCGCATTTGTCACCAGCGTTGCCGCCGCGTTGATCACCGGTGCGCTTGCGGCGCTGGCCGCGTTTATTGCCAGTGTGCCCGGCCGGTCATCGCGCTGGCTGTTGCTGCCCGTGCCTGCGCTTGCTGTGTGGCTGTCCACGATCAGCTATGGGTGCCTGACGAACTGGGTCAGCATCGGCCCGGAAGGCATGTCTCCCGGAGAGACTGCGCGATGCTTCGCGACACTGGCGCTGACCGGCATTCCGCTCTCGCTGATGATGCTCATCATGTTGCGCCACGTCGCACGCCTTGCTCCCACGCCGATTGCGATGATGGCCAGTCTCGCCGTTGCGGCGATGACAGCGGTCGCGCTATCGCTGTTTCATCCTATCGATGCCACGGTCATGATCCTGCTGTGGAATTTCGGCGCGGCGGTTCTATTTCTAACGATTAGCGGTTTAGGCGGGCGGCGGCTCTTTGGCTGGGTGGCACTGAAGGGATAG
- a CDS encoding sigma-70 family RNA polymerase sigma factor, with the protein MLMIRSQAGDRDAYRLLLEAITPYLRTLAARKINNRNDVEDTVQDILLTIHTVRHTYDPARPFGPWLVAIAARRIVDSLRHQGRLGAHETPFDPDHETFAMPEANLVESASDARALHEAVEALPPGQRDAIRMLKLEELSLKEASTATGTSIASLKVATHRAMKNLRKLIERRGIKS; encoded by the coding sequence ATGCTGATGATCCGCTCGCAGGCCGGCGACCGGGACGCCTACCGGTTACTACTTGAAGCGATCACGCCATACTTGAGGACCTTGGCCGCGAGAAAGATCAACAACAGGAATGATGTCGAAGACACGGTTCAGGACATTCTTCTCACCATCCACACCGTGCGGCATACATATGACCCGGCGCGTCCGTTCGGCCCCTGGCTCGTGGCTATCGCAGCGCGACGCATCGTCGACAGTTTGCGGCATCAGGGCCGTCTGGGTGCGCACGAGACGCCGTTCGATCCTGACCATGAAACTTTCGCGATGCCTGAAGCGAATCTGGTAGAGAGCGCATCCGACGCACGCGCACTGCATGAAGCCGTTGAAGCGTTGCCACCGGGGCAACGAGACGCGATCCGTATGCTCAAGCTGGAGGAACTGTCCTTGAAGGAAGCGTCGACAGCGACCGGGACGTCGATCGCCTCGCTGAAGGTCGCCACGCATCGTGCGATGAAAAATCTGCGCAAGTTGATTGAAAGACGAGGAATCAAGTCATGA